A region of Procambarus clarkii isolate CNS0578487 chromosome 48, FALCON_Pclarkii_2.0, whole genome shotgun sequence DNA encodes the following proteins:
- the LOC138351123 gene encoding circumsporozoite protein-like, whose product MDEDDAAGVEEDDAAGVEEDDAAGVEEGDAEEVYEDDAAGVEEDDAAGVEEDDATGVEEDDATGVEENDAAGVYEDDAAGVEEDDAAGVEEDDAAGVEEGDAAGVDEDDAAGVDEDDAAGVEEDDAAGVEEDDAAGVEEDDAAGVEEDDAAGVEEDDAAGVEEGDADGVYEDDAAGVEEDDAEGMDEDDAVGVEEDDAVGVEEVTSQPSKTVIDTKFLRFTSEVTDSKNLNSNILWELQDRKNTTTFRACIVLENISLGDSSEFTHFRRLLNNQDFLQTQIIWFDKYTIITSTEFIEWIDMMFKTASSKVKSHSSQVTKMGKSQK is encoded by the coding sequence ATGGATGAGGACGACGCCGCAGGGGTTGAGGAGGACGACGCCGCAGGGGTGGAGGAGGACGACGCCGCAGGGGTGGAAGAGGGCGACGCCGAGGAGGTGTACGAGGACGACGCCGCAGGGGTGGAGGAGGACGACGCCGCAGGGGTGGAGGAGGACGACGCCACAGGGGTGGAGGAGGACGACGCCACAGGGGTGGAAGaaaacgacgccgcgggggtgtaCGAGGACGACGCCGCAGGGGTGGAGGAGGACGACGCCGCAGGGGTGGAGGAGGACGACGCCGCAGGGGTGGAAGAGggcgacgccgcgggggtggacGAGGACGACGCCGCAGGGGTGGATGAGGACGACGCCGCAGGGGTGGAGGAGGACGACGCCGCAGGGGTGGAGGAGGACGACGCCGCAGGGGTGGAGGAGGACGACGCCGCAGGGGTGGAGGAGGACGACGCTGCAGGGGTGGAGGAGGACGACGCTGCAGGGGTGGAAGAGGGCGACGCCGACGGGGTGTACGAGGACGACGCCGCAGGGGTGGAGGAGGACGACGCCGAGGGGATGGacgaggacgacgccgtgggggtggaagaggacgacgccgtgggggtggaagaagtCACTTCACAACCCTCGAAAACCGTAATAGATACAAAATTCTTGAGGTTTACCTCCGAGGTTACCGACAGCAAAAACCTCAATTCCAACATCCTTTGGGAACTTCAGGACAGAAAGAACACCACCACCTTCCGCGCCTGCATTGTTCTTGAGAACATCAGTCTTGGTGACTCGTCTGAGTTCACACACTTCCGGAGACTGCTAAACAACCAAGATTTCCTGCAAACCCAGATAATATGGTTCGACAAGTATACCATAATTACGTCTACTGAATTTATTGAATGGATAGATATGATGTTCAAAACGGCCAGTTCGAAGGTGAAGAGCCATTCATCTCAGGTCACGAAGATGGGGAAGAGCCAAAAATGA